The following proteins come from a genomic window of Candidatus Alcyoniella australis:
- a CDS encoding glycosyltransferase family 4 protein: protein MSNGSIHILQVINTAKIGGGMGHLYSLVKALRPPDFKTTIVATDEGPLTHRLRAEGFDFVDIDLMCSRLNLAAIWRLGRLINERHVDILHMHGTRAGWFGGLAQLLGGRRRSIYTVHGFSFNKEMSGAGKLFYRQVERMLARMHDRLISVSDFDREYAVNNGICPADKIETINNGVDLECFDPALQNGGRRSMRSGWDCANGAPLVGTVARLVPQKGVEDFLEAARLVARSRPDARFVVIGEGELLPKLKQHASSLGLNGELRFAGACEQMPEALAALDVFVLSSLWEGHPISLLEALAMQRPSVATLTSGTPEIIENRRSGLLVPPKDPRALAEAILYMIDHPQEAEQMGRRGREFVASRFCENKMVRRTLDIYRDLAPRRA from the coding sequence GTGAGTAATGGATCGATCCATATTCTGCAAGTGATCAATACCGCCAAGATCGGCGGCGGCATGGGACACTTGTATTCCCTGGTAAAGGCATTGCGTCCGCCTGACTTCAAGACGACCATCGTTGCCACCGACGAGGGTCCGCTGACCCATCGGCTGCGCGCCGAAGGCTTTGATTTCGTCGATATTGATTTGATGTGCAGTCGGCTGAACCTGGCCGCGATCTGGCGGCTGGGGCGGCTGATCAACGAGCGCCATGTGGATATCCTCCACATGCACGGCACGCGCGCCGGCTGGTTCGGCGGCCTGGCCCAACTGCTCGGCGGCCGTCGGCGCTCGATCTACACGGTGCACGGGTTCAGCTTCAACAAGGAGATGTCCGGCGCGGGCAAGCTGTTCTACCGCCAGGTGGAGCGGATGCTGGCGCGGATGCACGACCGGCTGATCTCGGTCTCGGACTTCGACCGCGAGTACGCGGTGAACAACGGCATCTGCCCGGCCGATAAAATCGAGACCATCAACAACGGCGTGGACCTCGAATGCTTCGACCCGGCGCTGCAAAACGGCGGACGCCGGAGCATGCGCAGCGGCTGGGATTGCGCCAACGGCGCGCCGTTGGTGGGGACCGTGGCGCGGCTGGTGCCGCAAAAGGGAGTCGAGGATTTTCTCGAGGCCGCACGGCTGGTGGCGCGCAGCCGTCCGGACGCGCGCTTCGTGGTGATCGGCGAGGGCGAGCTGCTGCCCAAGCTCAAACAACACGCGAGCAGCCTGGGGCTCAACGGCGAGCTGAGGTTCGCCGGGGCCTGCGAGCAGATGCCCGAGGCGCTGGCCGCGCTGGACGTGTTCGTGCTCTCCTCGCTGTGGGAGGGGCACCCGATCAGCCTGCTTGAGGCACTGGCCATGCAGCGGCCCTCAGTGGCCACGCTCACCAGCGGCACGCCGGAGATCATCGAGAATCGCCGCAGCGGACTGCTGGTGCCGCCCAAAGATCCACGGGCTCTGGCCGAGGCGATCCTCTACATGATCGACCATCCGCAGGAGGCCGAGCAGATGGGCCGTCGGGGTCGGGAGTTCGTGGCGAGCCGTTTCTGCGAGAACAAGATGGTCCGGCGCACCCTGGACATCTACCGCGACCTGGCCCCCCGGCGCGCCTGA